Proteins encoded by one window of Thunnus thynnus chromosome 3, fThuThy2.1, whole genome shotgun sequence:
- the LOC137180491 gene encoding B-cell receptor CD22-like has protein sequence MNVIVVSDVLCVTVVQGQYGWRVTYTSTQICALKGSTVNISCTYRYPPRKNGRDAEVEKTFWFTKLSNNEPVDLRTDSEYSGRVQYHCDKNDCTLRITDLRESDSAEYKFRFITNQPGGRFTGSPGVTLTVTDAPKVPSVSLSPSGEIKEGSSVTLTCSSHANPAAKYTWYKRTYQHNEVIYEGRQLVFSSIQSSDSGYYYCTAENTLRKTTSKSIFIDVTYVPKLPSVSVSPSGEIIEGSSVTLTCSSDANPAANYTWYKKNEDSPKASGQIFTITDVRPEHSGNYCCEAQNRRGRHNSTLYLTVVADGSKA, from the exons ATGAATgtgattgtggtttctgatgtgctctgtgttacagtggtacagGGTCAGTATGGCTGGAgagtgacttacacttctactcagatctgtgccttaaaaggatcaacagtgaACATAAGCTGCACCTACAGATACCCACCCAGAAAAAATGGCCGTGATGCTGAAGTTGAGAAAACATTCTGGTTCACTAAATTGAGTAATAATGAACCTGTGGATCTgagaacagactcagagtattcaggtcgtgttcagtatcactgtgataagaacgactgcactctgagaatcacagacctgagagagagcgactcagctgagtacaagttcaggttcataACAAATCAACCAGGAGGGAGATTTActggttcacctggagtcactttgactgtcacag ATGCTCCGAAGgttccctctgtgtctctgagtccctctggtgaaatcaaggagggcagttcagtgactctgacttGTAGCAGtcatgctaacccagcagctaaatacacctggtacaagaGAACATATCAACATAATGAGGTTATCTATGAAGGCCgacagcttgtcttcagctccatccagtcctctgactctggatattattactgtacagctgagaacaCACTGAGGAAAACAACATCTAAATCCATCTTTATAGACGTGACAT atgttccaaagcttccctctgtgtcagtgagtccctctggtgaaaTCAttgagggcagttcagtgactctgacctgtagcagtgatgctaacccagcagctaattatacctggtacaagaagaatgaagattcaccaaaagcatcaggacagatcttcaccatcactgatgtcagACCTGAACACAGTGGGAATTATTGCTGTGAAgcccagaacagaagaggacgTCATAACTCCACCTTATATCTGACTGTTGTGGCAG ATGGAAGTAAAGCCTGA